Below is a genomic region from Fischerella sp. PCC 9605.
TTCACGCCCGATGGGGACATGCAGTTCACCAGTGGTTATACCTGTTTCAGGATAGGTGAAAAGCCAAGCATACTGCAAACCTGTAACGTTAACTACAAGTGCAGGTGGTTGACCTTCTTTTCCAGGAACAGGACCAATCGTGGGAGCAACACTCCCGACACCAGGAGCATTTTGCTTTTGGGGAATTTGATCGACATTGCGGACTGCGGCTGTGGCTGGGTCTTGCATTGCCTCATCAGACTTTTCCTGATTGAGGTTCGGTTCAGTGCTGGGAGGTGTATCAGTTAAAGTTGCCGCTATAGCTGCCCCTGGCATTTTCATTGCTTGTGAGGCAATGGGGGCTTCGTGTACGGCATGGGGACTAAAACCGCCTATTGAGTTGTAAACATCGAAACTGTATACAGAAATACCGAGGACGATAATAGCCGGAATCGCTGTCCAGAGGATTTCTAGCGGTACGTTTCCATGAACAGGCGGACCGTCTTGATCGTCACCTGCACGCCGACGATATTTAATGGCGGAGTAGATCAAACCGCCTTCGACAATCAAAAATATACCTGTGGATGCGATCATCATTGTGTTGAATAGACCGTCCACCAATAAAGCTTCATCGGAGGCTGCTGTTGGCAAGAGGCCATGATTTTGACCGTACCAAAGGCTGACCAGTGTCAGCAGGATGCCAATGAGTAGTGTCCAGATTGAACTTGGAATTTTCACGGTTAATTAGGGTTAATGACTTTACTACGTTGGACAGAACTGCTCACTTACTACGGTAGTCCACCCTAAAAGACATGGAGAGTAACAGCGTAAAATTTTTATGTTTTTTTTTGTTTGACGGTCTAATCTTCAGGTAGTCTGCAACTCCCACTTTAGCGACTACGCAAAAAGACATGGCATAATTTTATCTTTTTGGTTGCCATAGTCAAAATTCTGTATAGCACAGAGTAGCTTATTCTCTAATTATGCCAGCAAGTATAGGAGCAATCGGGCGATCGCTCCTACATTATTTTCCTACAGTTATTTGTTGTACCACCTTTTGCAGGACAGATATTTACTCAGCAAAAACTACTGACTCTTTAATATCAGAACTAGCCAGAGTTGGGGCTGGAAAAATACGGGAGTACAGACTTGAAGGCTGCTGTTGGGCTACAACTGATTGATACTGGCGAGCATGAGCGGCAACTTCTACAGTCTTGACATCATAAGTTTGTGTCACCAATTTGGGATACAAGCCGATACCGATGATGGGAAGCAATAGAGAAGCGGTGATAAACAGTTCGCGGGGTTTAACATCGGGTACAAATGCATCCAGATGTAGCTGTGTACTCTGTTTGCCGTAGAATACTTGACCCAGCATCGACAGTAGATAAATCGGTGTCAAAATCACACCCACAGCAGAGAGTAGCACAACTACAACTTTGAAACTGGAACTGTAAACATCACTGGTGGCAATACCCAGGAATACCATCAACTCACCCACAAAGCCACTTGTTCCTGGTAATGCCAGAGAAGCCATTGCACCAGCGGTAAACAGAGCAAAGGATTTGGGCATTACCTTACCCATACCACCCATTTCATCCATCATCAAGGTGTGGGTGCGCTCATAGGTTACACCAGAGAGGAAGAATAAGGCAGCGGCAATCAAACCGTGGGAAAACATCTGTAGCACGGCACCGCTCATCCCCAATTCTGTATAGGAAGCGATACCAATCAGCACAAATCCCATGTGGGCAATCGAAGAATAAGCCAAGCACCGTTTGAGATTAGTCTGAGCGAAGGCACAACAAGCACCGTAAATAATGTTGACTATACCCAAAATCACCAAGACTGGGGCAAAATAAACGTGAGCGTTGGGCAGCATCTCCATGTTGATGCGGATGAGCGCATAGCCACCCATTTTCAACAATACACCAGCTAAAATCATCGAACCGGCTGCGGGAGCTTCACCGTGAGCATCGGGCAACCAAGTGTGGAGAGGGAAAATTGGCAGCTTCACACCAAAGGCAATTAAGAAACCGGCATAAACGAGAACTTCCAAGCCTTGGGAATATTCCCTCATTCCCAGAGTCGCCATATCGAAGCTGATGGTGTCTCCGGAAAATGCCATTGCAAAAGCCCCTACCAGGATAAATATTGAAGCAAGGGCAGTGTAGAGAATGAACTTAGTAGCTGCATAGCGGCACTTTTGTCCTCCCCAGATGGAAATCAACAGGTACACAGGCACCAATTCGAGTTCCCACATTAAGAAGAACAAGAGTAAATCCTGGGCGACAAACACGCCGATCTGGGCGCTGTACAACGCCAGCATCAAACCATAAAACAAACGCGGCTTGTTGGTCACTTTCCAAGCTGCGAAGATTGCGAGGGTATTAATTAAGCCTGTTAGCAGTACCAGTGGCATTGACAAACCATCGACTGCTACTGACCAGTTCAAGCCCAACTGCGGAATCCAAGCATATTTTTCTACCAGTTGGAATGCAGAACTTTGAAAATCGTAGTGATACCAAAAGGCACAAATCATTAAGGCGAAGTCTGTTAGTGCTACTCCCAGACCATACCAGCGGACTGTTTTGCCTTCTTTATCTGGAATCAGGGGAATGGCTAAAGCAGCCACCAAAGGGAAGAGGATTATGGTTGTTAACCAGGGAATTTGAGAACTCATGATTTATTTTGGGTGCTCACTAATGATTGAAGATACAGATAAGACTGATGTGGATTGGTAAAGCAGTCCCAGATTCGAACATGATTTGTGAGTTATTGCATTTAGGTTGTTGGTGAGCCAGTGCTGTCTTACCGCATAGCGTTCGCACATAGAGGAGGCGCATACTCGCTTCGGGATTCTTCGGTGTGTCCGAACTTTAAGCGCTGTCGCCGTTCCCCCATGTAGACGCCCGCAGAGTGCAACTGGCCGCGAAAGGTTATTGATTGCTGTTTGTGCTGCTAATCAACTGCCAACAACCACAAAAACTATTCTTGATGAATTATGATTTTAAAATTTCGGATTTGTAGGCAATCTTGACCTGATTTTGTTTATTTAAACACACGCTCCTTTCCATCACAAATATCTCACCTCCTACTTCAACAATTACTTCGTAAGTCATTGAATTTACTTGGGCTGCTCCTAACTCAAAGTTGCTATTCATCATCATTAGATTTCCTACTTTGTTTTCCATTTCCTTGCGAGTCTTTGTTTTGACAAGTAATAAAGTGAGTACAGGATAGAAGGCACAAACAAAGCGCTTCAAATCAGCATTGATTTACACCTTGCACAATTCGAGTGGGAGAGCCAGAGGCTTTAATATCTAGTTACCAGGTTCAATCTAGTAACGAGGATTTGGAGGCTCTGCCTCCTGGATATTACATAAGCGTGCAAGATATCATTTGACTAATTCATTCTCCATTTAATACATTTATTATGAATGCATTGATGGTTGATTTAATTAGTCAATTTATTACCTATTTGTTTGTGAATATTCTATGAATTTAAATTAAAACTAGTGACAAAGCCGTATCAAAATAGTGGCATAAAGATGACAAAAAAGTGACAAAGCCGTGACAAGATGGGTAATTTCTGGAAATGATAATAGTCACAATTGCCTAGTAAAAACCTTAACTTCTACTGGTCAAGGGATTTTGATGATTTTATGCTTTGGTCATCTAATTTCTGTTTAAAAATTCTCATAGCAACAACTTCATCCACAAAATTTGTAAGTTAAAAGTTAGATGTGGAAAGGCTTACAAGCAAATCAGGAACTAAATTTTATCCACGGAATACTCAATAGCAGCTTTATGAAAGTTCTGTGTAGACAAACTATATAAAGAATGCGCTGCTGATTAGCACTCTCCTTGTGATAGCTTTAAGGAAAGATAAGCTGCTGTTAATGTGCTGCCAACAGATCAATAATTTAGGGAAAAACTAGACATTACAGAAAATGTCAGTCATAAGACCCCTAAAAATCTGAAAAATCTCTAAAGCTTCAGGCTCAATTTCGTGAAGGTGATTCAAAGTATAAATGAGAGCCGATATCTCACCTAAAATTTATTACGCTAGGGTGGATATGGGGAGGACACTTGCGTGCGGGGGTTCACCCCGTTGGGGAGGCAGCGCGCCTTTGGAGGTTTCCTCCGTTGTAGCGACTGCCATCAGCGTGTCCGTTCGGTACTAACAAACGTTGGAAATTTCATAGCTCACGAAGAGCAGGCAAAAGGTATCTTTCATGAGCGAATTTGTCCTAGAACAACAAAATTTAACGGCAGTTGAACAGCAAAAACCAAAGGATCGAATTCGTCGCCTAGTGTGGAGAATGTGCATAGCCACCTTAATTTTGATGGCGATAGGCAGTGCCACCCGCGTGATGAATG
It encodes:
- a CDS encoding cytochrome c oxidase subunit II; the encoded protein is MKIPSSIWTLLIGILLTLVSLWYGQNHGLLPTAASDEALLVDGLFNTMMIASTGIFLIVEGGLIYSAIKYRRRAGDDQDGPPVHGNVPLEILWTAIPAIIVLGISVYSFDVYNSIGGFSPHAVHEAPIASQAMKMPGAAIAATLTDTPPSTEPNLNQEKSDEAMQDPATAAVRNVDQIPQKQNAPGVGSVAPTIGPVPGKEGQPPALVVNVTGLQYAWLFTYPETGITTGELHVPIGREVQINMTANDVIHAFWVPEFRLKQDAIPGRQSEIRFTPNKEGSYALICAELCGPYHGAMRSQVVVEKPEVFEAWMQEQQVASNDTLNQAVAVNPAELSPAEFLAPYTHDIGIQSETLHQLHNK
- a CDS encoding NAD(P)H-quinone oxidoreductase subunit 4, whose translation is MSSQIPWLTTIILFPLVAALAIPLIPDKEGKTVRWYGLGVALTDFALMICAFWYHYDFQSSAFQLVEKYAWIPQLGLNWSVAVDGLSMPLVLLTGLINTLAIFAAWKVTNKPRLFYGLMLALYSAQIGVFVAQDLLLFFLMWELELVPVYLLISIWGGQKCRYAATKFILYTALASIFILVGAFAMAFSGDTISFDMATLGMREYSQGLEVLVYAGFLIAFGVKLPIFPLHTWLPDAHGEAPAAGSMILAGVLLKMGGYALIRINMEMLPNAHVYFAPVLVILGIVNIIYGACCAFAQTNLKRCLAYSSIAHMGFVLIGIASYTELGMSGAVLQMFSHGLIAAALFFLSGVTYERTHTLMMDEMGGMGKVMPKSFALFTAGAMASLALPGTSGFVGELMVFLGIATSDVYSSSFKVVVVLLSAVGVILTPIYLLSMLGQVFYGKQSTQLHLDAFVPDVKPRELFITASLLLPIIGIGLYPKLVTQTYDVKTVEVAAHARQYQSVVAQQQPSSLYSRIFPAPTLASSDIKESVVFAE